Proteins encoded by one window of Acuticoccus sp. MNP-M23:
- a CDS encoding ABC transporter permease, whose amino-acid sequence MSAVFTRAWTTLITLFGVAVVVFVVIRIAPGDPIAMMLPPGASDADIARLRALYGLDSSIFTQFVVWLGNVVQGDFGTSISLRQDVAKVVLSRLPATLELALLALVIAVAIGGTAAVLAARFRDTATEAVVDVADGIALSIPDFLWGLTFILLFGVAFPVFEISGRISPRLELPFVTNFYLLESIVRFRFDLLANLLSHMLMPALALALPLAAVIAQLLKTSLKEVMNQDYVLLARTRGFGQTRALLREGLRNAVLPTMTLVGVQFTFLIGGTVIVERLFSYEGLGNLAIDAVINRDLPLIQGIVILFAVLFVAINLIVDLLYAVLNPRLRHG is encoded by the coding sequence ATGAGTGCGGTATTCACACGAGCCTGGACGACGCTCATCACGCTGTTCGGGGTCGCGGTAGTCGTCTTCGTCGTGATCCGCATCGCGCCCGGCGACCCCATCGCGATGATGTTGCCCCCCGGCGCCAGCGACGCCGACATTGCCCGCCTGCGCGCCCTTTACGGGCTCGACAGCAGCATCTTCACCCAGTTCGTGGTCTGGCTCGGCAACGTCGTGCAGGGCGATTTCGGCACCTCCATCTCGCTCAGGCAGGACGTTGCCAAGGTGGTGCTCTCCCGCCTCCCCGCCACGCTGGAACTTGCGCTGCTTGCGCTTGTCATTGCCGTTGCCATCGGCGGCACCGCCGCCGTTCTGGCCGCCCGCTTCCGCGACACGGCCACCGAAGCCGTGGTGGATGTCGCCGACGGCATCGCGCTCTCCATCCCCGACTTCCTGTGGGGACTCACGTTCATTCTCCTCTTCGGTGTCGCGTTTCCGGTGTTCGAGATTTCGGGGCGGATCTCGCCACGCCTCGAGCTTCCGTTCGTCACCAACTTCTACCTTCTGGAGTCCATCGTCCGCTTCCGGTTCGACCTTCTGGCCAATCTCCTGTCGCACATGCTGATGCCGGCGCTGGCCCTGGCCCTGCCGCTGGCCGCTGTCATCGCGCAACTCCTGAAAACATCGCTGAAAGAAGTGATGAACCAGGACTATGTGCTTCTTGCCCGCACCCGCGGCTTCGGCCAGACCCGCGCACTCCTGCGCGAGGGCCTGCGAAACGCAGTCCTTCCGACCATGACGCTGGTGGGCGTGCAATTCACCTTTCTGATTGGTGGCACCGTGATTGTGGAGCGGCTGTTCTCCTACGAGGGGCTCGGCAACCTTGCCATCGACGCCGTCATCAACCGCGACCTGCCGCTGATCCAGGGCATCGTCATCCTGTTTGCGGTGCTGTTCGTCGCCATCAACCTCATCGTCGACCTTCTTTATGCCGTGCTGAACCCGAGGCTCCGTCATGGCTGA
- a CDS encoding ABC transporter permease codes for MAEAFGAPRPRARKPAPRLWLAGGWLFIVAAAALFAPLLAPHDPLAQDLFLNRMPPFWAAGAEPGYWLGTDSLGRDVLSRVIYGARIAFIVAFIAGTAACIIGATLGLLAGYFGGWTDRVISRIVDIWMAFPPVLFAILLVAVLGTGLFSVIIAIAVIDWTRFCRVVRAEAMQQRAMEYVDSARVAGFSRWRILAREVLPNVMPSIIVLLSLEMGIAVIVEAILSFVNLSISSDSPTWGGMIAEGRAAIYQAWWVLVFPLIALFLTVLAFSQFGEGLKNRFDPVLQ; via the coding sequence ATGGCTGAAGCTTTCGGCGCCCCGCGGCCACGCGCCCGCAAACCCGCACCCCGCCTGTGGCTGGCGGGCGGCTGGCTCTTCATCGTCGCCGCGGCAGCCCTGTTTGCCCCGCTCCTCGCACCGCACGACCCGCTGGCGCAGGACCTCTTCCTCAACCGCATGCCGCCCTTCTGGGCCGCAGGGGCCGAACCCGGCTACTGGCTCGGCACCGACAGTCTTGGCCGCGATGTCCTGTCGCGCGTCATATACGGTGCGCGGATCGCCTTCATCGTTGCCTTCATTGCCGGCACGGCGGCTTGCATCATCGGCGCGACGCTGGGGTTGCTCGCCGGCTATTTCGGCGGCTGGACGGACCGTGTGATCTCCCGCATCGTCGACATCTGGATGGCGTTTCCACCCGTCCTCTTCGCAATCCTTCTGGTGGCCGTGCTCGGCACCGGGCTCTTTTCCGTCATTATCGCCATTGCGGTGATCGACTGGACGCGCTTTTGCCGCGTGGTCCGCGCCGAGGCGATGCAGCAGCGCGCCATGGAATACGTGGATTCGGCGCGGGTTGCGGGGTTCTCGCGCTGGCGTATCCTGGCGCGCGAGGTCCTCCCCAACGTGATGCCCTCCATCATCGTGCTCCTGTCGCTGGAAATGGGCATTGCCGTCATCGTCGAGGCGATCCTGTCCTTCGTGAATCTCTCGATCTCGTCGGACTCGCCCACCTGGGGCGGAATGATCGCCGAGGGCCGCGCGGCCATCTATCAGGCGTGGTGGGTGCTGGTCTTCCCGCTGATTGCCCTGTTCCTCACCGTTCTCGCCTTCAGCCAGTTTGGCGAGGGGTTGAAGAACCGCTTCGATCCGGTGCTCCAATGA
- a CDS encoding ABC transporter ATP-binding protein → MTAALAITNLSVALGGDRRHRLLRSVNLSVAPGEVHGLVGESGAGKSMIGKTVFGILPGAARVVEGEIRFNGVNLLALGKKELRTLRGREMALIPQDPLTALNPSRRIGPQLTDRLVRILGHTKADATRRARDLLEEVQIRDPDRVMRAYPHELSGGMRQRVLIAEAFVAEPKLIVADEPTTALDVTVQRKILGLIAAMQARHGAALLFVTHDLGVVAKVCQSVSVLFGGHVVEQGRTGEILAAPQTAYTRALLAATPRYDRPDAALTPVAPKITAALTLDNEWADTEYAR, encoded by the coding sequence ATGACCGCTGCACTTGCCATCACCAACCTGTCCGTCGCGCTGGGCGGCGACCGGCGGCACCGCCTCCTGCGCAGCGTGAACCTTTCGGTCGCGCCCGGCGAAGTGCACGGCCTGGTGGGCGAATCGGGCGCCGGCAAGTCGATGATCGGCAAGACGGTGTTCGGCATCCTGCCGGGGGCGGCACGGGTGGTGGAGGGCGAGATCCGCTTCAACGGCGTCAACCTTCTGGCGCTGGGCAAGAAGGAGCTGCGCACGCTCCGGGGGCGCGAGATGGCGCTCATCCCGCAAGACCCCCTCACCGCGCTCAACCCGTCCCGCCGCATCGGCCCGCAGCTCACCGACCGGCTGGTCAGGATTCTCGGCCACACAAAGGCAGACGCCACCCGCAGAGCCCGCGACCTTCTGGAGGAAGTGCAGATTCGCGATCCGGACCGCGTGATGCGCGCCTATCCGCACGAACTCTCCGGCGGCATGCGCCAGCGGGTGCTGATTGCCGAAGCCTTTGTCGCCGAACCGAAGCTCATCGTTGCCGACGAACCGACCACCGCGCTCGATGTGACGGTGCAGCGCAAGATTCTCGGTCTGATTGCCGCCATGCAGGCCCGGCACGGCGCGGCGCTGCTGTTCGTCACCCACGACCTTGGTGTGGTGGCCAAGGTGTGCCAGTCGGTCTCGGTGCTGTTCGGCGGCCACGTTGTGGAGCAGGGCCGCACCGGCGAAATTCTGGCAGCGCCGCAAACCGCCTACACCCGCGCCCTCCTCGCTGCCACGCCGCGCTACGACCGGCCGGACGCCGCATTGACGCCCGTTGCCCCCAAGATCACCGCTGCGCTGACGCTCGACAACGAGTGGGCCGACACCGAGTACGCGCGATGA
- a CDS encoding ATP-binding cassette domain-containing protein, whose product MTMFSVDNLSLSLPNLNAKRPFRPAPMVPILRDLSFEIPAGACVGIVGESGSGKSTLGRTLVRLYEPTAGSVVFDGTDITHLSPEEIRPLRRNLQVIFQDPSSSLNPRHTVAAIVEAPLRLHGTANPAAAAREALDAVGLSGAFAGRYPHELSGGQRQRVGIARAVALRPKFIFADEIVSGLDTSTQAQVIALLKDLRRHLSLTMAFVSHDLSVVRHLCDRLIVMSGGEIIEAGDTAAIFDNPQHAETRALKDAIPLPEIDDAWLHV is encoded by the coding sequence ATGACGATGTTCAGTGTCGACAATCTCAGCCTTTCCCTGCCCAACCTCAATGCAAAGCGCCCGTTCCGGCCGGCGCCGATGGTGCCGATCCTGCGGGACCTTTCCTTTGAAATCCCGGCTGGCGCCTGCGTCGGCATTGTGGGGGAAAGCGGCTCGGGCAAATCCACGCTGGGGCGCACGCTGGTGCGGCTATACGAGCCCACCGCCGGCAGCGTCGTGTTCGACGGGACCGACATCACGCACCTTTCGCCGGAAGAAATTCGCCCGTTGCGGCGCAACCTTCAGGTGATCTTCCAGGACCCCTCCTCCTCCCTCAACCCGCGCCACACGGTTGCGGCGATTGTGGAAGCGCCGCTGCGCCTCCACGGCACCGCCAACCCTGCCGCCGCGGCGCGCGAGGCGCTCGACGCAGTGGGCCTGTCCGGCGCCTTCGCCGGCCGCTATCCGCACGAACTCTCAGGCGGCCAGCGCCAGCGGGTGGGAATTGCGCGCGCCGTGGCGCTTCGGCCCAAGTTCATCTTTGCCGACGAGATCGTCTCCGGCCTCGACACCTCCACGCAGGCGCAGGTGATCGCGCTGCTGAAGGATCTGCGCCGCCACCTGTCGCTCACCATGGCCTTTGTCAGCCACGACCTGTCGGTGGTGCGCCACCTGTGTGACAGGCTCATCGTGATGAGCGGCGGCGAAATCATCGAAGCCGGGGACACTGCTGCCATCTTCGACAACCCCCAGCATGCCGAGACCCGCGCCTTGAAAGACGCGATCCCGCTGCCGGAGATCGACGACGCCTGGCTTCACGTCTGA
- a CDS encoding amino acid ABC transporter permease: MGLFETFFNTEVMLRTLPMLWQGLINTALLSVTTIILGVTMGIIWCLMKLYAPKPLRWLAIFLIDAFRALPILVLLVVIYYALPFVGIVFSPFASAVMALSLVLAAFTAECFRAGIQSLPEGQFEAARALGLPFPVTLWKVVLPQAVRVAIPPQTSNCVAIAKDTSLASVVAMPDLLKQATDAQALTANPSPLIAAAIIYFIILWPAVRLVSYLEERQKKARTA, translated from the coding sequence ATGGGCCTTTTCGAGACCTTCTTTAATACAGAAGTGATGCTGCGGACCCTGCCAATGCTTTGGCAGGGTCTCATCAATACGGCACTCCTGTCGGTCACCACCATCATTCTCGGCGTGACCATGGGCATCATCTGGTGCCTGATGAAACTTTATGCGCCCAAGCCGCTCAGGTGGCTGGCCATCTTCCTGATCGACGCGTTCCGGGCGCTGCCGATCCTCGTCCTGCTTGTGGTCATCTACTACGCGCTGCCATTTGTGGGCATCGTGTTTTCGCCGTTCGCCTCCGCGGTGATGGCGCTTTCGCTTGTGCTGGCGGCGTTCACGGCAGAGTGTTTCCGCGCCGGGATCCAGAGCCTGCCGGAAGGCCAGTTCGAGGCGGCACGGGCGCTGGGGCTGCCCTTCCCGGTGACGCTGTGGAAAGTGGTTCTGCCGCAGGCGGTGCGGGTGGCGATCCCGCCGCAAACGTCCAACTGCGTCGCGATTGCCAAGGATACCAGCCTTGCCTCGGTCGTCGCCATGCCGGACCTGCTCAAGCAGGCGACAGACGCGCAGGCGCTGACGGCCAACCCGTCACCGCTGATTGCGGCGGCAATCATCTACTTCATCATCCTGTGGCCGGCGGTCCGTCTGGTCTCCTACCTCGAAGAACGGCAGAAGAAAGCCCGCACGGCCTGA
- a CDS encoding ABC transporter substrate-binding protein, whose protein sequence is MRKMIAAVALSVMAAGFAASASAETLTVGVYPANPPWEVKQPDGSFEGFEVDLVNAIAEKLGVDVDYQDTGFQALFAATNSGRIDMAISSITITNDRLQNQDFTQGYYDADLALGLKEGTGAATLADLEGKDVGVLSASTGDKWAREYGEQYKIGAIRGYDTNTQMLLDAQNGRVAAVVTDLPGMLFAFKEMKGMTTGETISTGDRYAIMLAKDSPWTQKASDAITELKEEGFLAQIHEKWFGVPPMEGTSTVTVLDIPTAE, encoded by the coding sequence ATGCGTAAGATGATAGCAGCGGTGGCCCTGTCGGTCATGGCAGCAGGCTTTGCGGCCAGCGCCTCGGCCGAAACGCTGACAGTTGGCGTCTATCCGGCCAACCCGCCCTGGGAGGTCAAGCAGCCCGACGGTTCGTTCGAGGGGTTCGAGGTGGACCTCGTCAACGCAATTGCCGAAAAATTGGGCGTTGACGTGGACTATCAGGACACCGGCTTCCAGGCGCTGTTCGCCGCCACCAATTCGGGCCGGATCGACATGGCGATCTCCTCGATCACCATCACCAACGACCGGCTCCAGAACCAGGATTTCACCCAGGGCTACTATGATGCCGACCTGGCACTCGGCCTGAAGGAAGGCACCGGCGCCGCCACGCTTGCCGACCTCGAAGGCAAGGACGTCGGCGTCCTGTCGGCCTCCACCGGCGACAAGTGGGCGCGCGAATATGGCGAGCAGTACAAGATCGGCGCGATCCGCGGTTATGACACCAACACGCAGATGCTGCTGGATGCGCAGAACGGCCGTGTCGCCGCCGTGGTCACCGACCTTCCGGGCATGCTGTTCGCCTTCAAGGAAATGAAGGGGATGACCACTGGCGAGACCATCTCCACCGGGGACCGCTACGCCATCATGCTGGCAAAGGACTCCCCGTGGACGCAGAAGGCATCCGACGCGATCACCGAACTGAAGGAAGAAGGCTTCCTGGCACAGATCCACGAGAAGTGGTTCGGCGTTCCCCCGATGGAAGGGACCAGCACGGTCACCGTTCTGGACATTCCGACCGCTGAATAA
- a CDS encoding haloacid dehalogenase type II, with protein sequence MTLTDFDALSFDCYGTLIDWESGMVAGLAPLTRQVENLSRNAILEAHAQAESSQQAQTPGMRYSDLLAVVYKRLAERWGVSATHAECLTYGASVKDWPAFPDSADALAYLKQHYKLIILSNVDNASFAGSNERLGVTFDAIYSAEDVGAYKPSDRNFEYMLDRLPQIGVERPRLLHVAESMFHDHVPAKRHGLTNCWIYRRHDDEGFGATMNPGEMPAVDMRFNSMAELADAHRAARG encoded by the coding sequence ATGACCCTGACTGACTTCGACGCCCTCAGCTTCGATTGCTACGGAACCCTGATTGACTGGGAAAGCGGGATGGTCGCCGGCCTCGCGCCCCTCACCCGGCAGGTCGAGAACCTGTCCCGCAACGCCATTCTGGAAGCCCATGCGCAGGCTGAATCCAGCCAGCAGGCGCAGACGCCGGGGATGCGCTACAGCGATCTCCTTGCCGTGGTCTACAAGCGCCTGGCCGAACGCTGGGGCGTGTCCGCCACCCATGCCGAATGCCTGACCTATGGCGCATCGGTGAAGGACTGGCCTGCCTTCCCGGACAGCGCGGACGCCCTCGCCTACCTCAAGCAACACTACAAGCTGATCATCCTGTCCAACGTCGACAACGCGTCGTTTGCGGGTTCGAACGAGCGGCTGGGCGTGACGTTCGATGCCATCTATTCGGCCGAGGATGTCGGCGCCTACAAACCGTCCGACCGCAATTTCGAGTACATGCTCGACCGGCTGCCGCAGATCGGCGTGGAACGGCCGCGGCTCCTGCATGTGGCGGAGAGCATGTTCCACGACCATGTGCCCGCCAAGCGGCACGGTCTCACCAATTGCTGGATCTACCGCCGCCATGACGACGAAGGCTTCGGCGCAACCATGAACCCCGGCGAAATGCCGGCGGTGGACATGCGCTTCAATTCGATGGCCGAGCTTGCCGACGCGCACCGGGCTGCGCGCGGCTGA
- the kynU gene encoding kynureninase, translating to MDRADQLAGHRDRFILPEGVLYLDGNSLGPLTKAAQARVAEAVNAEWADGLIRSWNTAGWIDLPARIAAKIAPLIGVDAADVAVGDSTSINLFKVLSAALDKAGEERNVILSEPGNFPTDLYIAQGVGALRGAELRLVDDVEAALADDTAVVMVTQVDYRTGAKHDMAALTEKVHAAGAIMAWDLAHSAGAFPVDLAGADADFAIGCGYKYLNGGPGAPAFLWAAPRHQTVMPALRGWFGHAAPFAFETQFRPAEGVKRFITGTAPVLSMTALEAALSAFDGVDLAAIAKKSAALCDLMIELVAARCPSLTLASPRDAAVRGSQVSFRHEGGYAIMQALIARGVIGDFRAPDILRFGMTPLYTRFADVFDAVEILAEILDTGAWDTPEFHRRAAVT from the coding sequence CTGGACCGGGCCGATCAGCTGGCCGGCCATCGCGACCGGTTCATCCTGCCCGAGGGCGTCCTCTACCTCGACGGCAATTCGCTGGGGCCGCTGACGAAGGCTGCGCAGGCGCGGGTTGCCGAAGCGGTGAATGCCGAATGGGCGGACGGGCTGATCCGGTCGTGGAACACGGCCGGATGGATCGACCTGCCGGCGCGGATCGCTGCGAAGATCGCACCCCTCATCGGTGTTGATGCGGCGGATGTGGCGGTGGGGGATTCCACCTCCATCAACCTCTTCAAGGTGTTGTCGGCGGCGCTCGACAAGGCCGGGGAGGAGCGCAACGTGATCCTTTCCGAGCCCGGCAATTTCCCGACCGACCTTTATATCGCGCAGGGCGTCGGCGCCCTGCGCGGTGCAGAACTGCGGCTGGTGGACGATGTGGAGGCCGCGCTGGCAGACGACACCGCCGTGGTGATGGTGACGCAGGTGGACTACCGCACCGGCGCAAAGCACGACATGGCAGCCCTCACCGAGAAGGTTCACGCCGCCGGTGCCATCATGGCGTGGGACCTTGCCCATTCGGCCGGCGCATTTCCGGTCGACCTTGCCGGCGCGGATGCCGATTTCGCGATAGGCTGCGGTTACAAATATCTGAACGGCGGCCCCGGCGCTCCGGCATTCCTGTGGGCCGCGCCGCGCCACCAGACCGTGATGCCTGCACTGCGCGGCTGGTTCGGCCACGCTGCCCCCTTTGCGTTCGAGACGCAGTTTCGCCCCGCAGAGGGCGTGAAACGCTTCATCACCGGCACCGCGCCCGTCCTGTCGATGACCGCGCTGGAGGCGGCATTGTCCGCTTTTGACGGTGTGGACCTTGCGGCAATTGCGAAAAAATCCGCAGCACTGTGCGACCTGATGATCGAGCTGGTGGCGGCGCGCTGTCCGTCGCTGACGCTGGCAAGCCCGCGCGATGCGGCCGTGCGCGGCAGCCAGGTCTCGTTCCGGCACGAGGGGGGCTATGCCATCATGCAGGCGCTCATTGCCCGCGGCGTGATCGGTGATTTCCGCGCGCCGGACATCCTGCGCTTCGGCATGACGCCGCTCTACACCCGCTTTGCCGACGTGTTCGACGCGGTGGAGATCCTCGCCGAGATTCTGGATACCGGCGCATGGGATACGCCGGAGTTCCACCGCCGCGCCGCCGTCACCTGA
- a CDS encoding TfoX/Sxy family protein, with product MTEADLQDLFAPVGPVAVRRMFGGFGVYRDGRIFAVVVGDELYLKVDEKTEAEFRAAPSVQWVYEKGEKTVKMPYWRLPPDAYDDTGILAHYAELAFAAAARAGTPKRAKKTVPRKGKT from the coding sequence GTGACGGAAGCCGACCTTCAGGACCTGTTTGCGCCCGTCGGGCCGGTTGCGGTGCGCCGGATGTTCGGCGGTTTCGGCGTTTACCGGGACGGGCGGATCTTTGCCGTGGTGGTGGGCGATGAACTATATTTGAAGGTGGACGAGAAGACGGAGGCCGAATTTCGCGCCGCGCCCTCGGTCCAGTGGGTGTACGAGAAGGGCGAGAAAACCGTGAAGATGCCCTATTGGCGCTTGCCGCCTGATGCGTATGACGACACCGGCATTCTGGCGCATTATGCCGAGCTGGCCTTTGCCGCTGCCGCCAGAGCCGGCACGCCCAAACGCGCGAAGAAGACCGTGCCCCGGAAAGGAAAAACGTGA
- a CDS encoding isocitrate lyase/phosphoenolpyruvate mutase family protein, translated as MAELTGTDAASRFRALHQNFFATPNPWDGASARHLASQGFKALATSSAALAWSLGKRDGGITRAEAIAHAAMIGAQTGLPVNGDFESGYGETPAEVGETIRAAMDAGVAGCSIEDVLKGGIEPLYSEADACRRLEAARNAIDSGGGDFVLTGRCEAYLEGVANPFEVVKSRLKAYAEAGSDVLYAPGLTDPEEVAALVALTDRPLSVIAGAGGVSNDLGALAALGVKRVTVGSALYKKAFGTFFADVGRLCEGSAAFGTMPPSDVFDALMPESGV; from the coding sequence ATGGCCGAGTTGACGGGGACGGATGCTGCGAGCCGGTTTCGCGCGCTGCACCAGAATTTTTTTGCGACGCCCAACCCGTGGGACGGCGCGTCCGCCCGCCATCTGGCGAGCCAGGGCTTCAAGGCGCTGGCCACGTCGTCGGCAGCCCTCGCGTGGTCCCTCGGCAAGCGCGATGGCGGCATCACCCGCGCGGAGGCGATTGCCCACGCTGCCATGATCGGCGCGCAGACCGGATTGCCGGTGAACGGCGATTTTGAAAGCGGTTATGGCGAAACGCCCGCCGAGGTGGGAGAAACGATCCGGGCCGCCATGGACGCCGGGGTCGCGGGCTGCTCCATCGAAGACGTGCTGAAGGGCGGCATCGAGCCGCTCTACAGTGAGGCGGACGCCTGCCGCCGCCTGGAAGCTGCGCGCAACGCCATCGACAGCGGGGGTGGCGATTTCGTCCTCACCGGCCGCTGCGAAGCCTATCTTGAAGGCGTGGCCAACCCCTTCGAGGTCGTGAAATCCCGGCTGAAGGCCTACGCAGAGGCCGGGTCCGATGTGCTCTACGCACCGGGCCTCACCGATCCGGAGGAGGTGGCCGCGCTCGTGGCACTGACGGACCGGCCGCTGAGCGTGATTGCCGGGGCCGGCGGCGTCAGCAACGATCTTGGCGCGTTGGCAGCGCTCGGCGTGAAGCGGGTCACCGTGGGCTCTGCGCTCTACAAGAAGGCGTTCGGAACCTTCTTTGCCGACGTCGGGCGCCTTTGCGAAGGCAGTGCCGCGTTCGGCACCATGCCACCGTCGGACGTGTTCGACGCGCTGATGCCGGAGAGCGGCGTGTGA
- a CDS encoding type 1 glutamine amidotransferase domain-containing protein, producing MTAIDKARIAILATDGFEKSELFEPKRQLEAAGATVTVVSLEKGEIKSWDKTDWGEAVTVDKTLDEVAVTDFDGLVLPGGQINPDLLRVEEKAVRFVHDFYNTGKTLAAICHAPWLLIEAGVIKGRNVTSYSSIKTDVINAGGKWEDSEVVCDEALITSRKPGDIDAFVAKIIEEVSEGRHQRAAA from the coding sequence ATGACTGCTATCGATAAAGCCAGGATCGCCATTCTCGCAACCGACGGGTTTGAAAAGTCCGAACTGTTCGAGCCCAAGCGGCAGCTTGAGGCGGCCGGCGCCACGGTGACCGTGGTCTCGCTCGAAAAGGGCGAAATCAAGAGCTGGGACAAGACCGACTGGGGCGAAGCCGTGACCGTCGACAAGACCCTCGACGAGGTGGCGGTGACCGACTTTGACGGCCTCGTCCTGCCGGGCGGCCAGATCAACCCGGATCTCCTGCGGGTTGAGGAAAAAGCCGTTCGCTTTGTCCACGACTTCTACAACACCGGCAAGACCCTCGCCGCCATCTGCCATGCGCCTTGGCTTCTGATCGAGGCCGGTGTCATCAAGGGGCGCAACGTCACCTCCTACAGCTCGATCAAGACCGACGTGATCAACGCCGGCGGCAAGTGGGAAGACTCCGAGGTGGTGTGCGACGAAGCGCTGATCACCTCGCGCAAGCCCGGTGACATCGACGCTTTTGTGGCCAAGATCATCGAGGAAGTGAGCGAAGGCCGCCACCAGCGCGCCGCGGCGTAA